A portion of the Desulfomonilia bacterium genome contains these proteins:
- a CDS encoding GNAT family N-acetyltransferase has protein sequence MDIHYRFMKTGEEGRVCALIEKVFNEFVAPDYGQEGVDEFFRFANPMAMARRKGPEQVVIIAEKGTDIVGVIEMRSFNHIAMLFVGSRGEGIAKGLFKKAVNVCLKRHPDIKTITVNSSPFAESIYSKMGFKATGPVQEKNGITFVPMACDLKS, from the coding sequence ATGGATATTCACTACAGATTCATGAAAACGGGTGAAGAGGGAAGGGTGTGCGCTCTGATTGAGAAGGTGTTCAACGAATTCGTTGCTCCGGATTACGGTCAAGAGGGTGTCGATGAATTCTTCAGATTCGCCAATCCTATGGCCATGGCCAGGCGCAAAGGACCTGAACAAGTCGTTATAATAGCTGAAAAGGGGACTGATATTGTTGGAGTCATCGAGATGCGCTCCTTCAACCATATAGCGATGCTTTTTGTCGGCAGCCGGGGCGAGGGAATAGCAAAAGGGCTGTTCAAGAAGGCCGTAAATGTTTGCCTGAAAAGGCATCCCGATATTAAGACGATCACAGTCAATTCGTCGCCGTTTGCGGAGTCCATATACTCGAAGATGGGGTTCAAGGCCACAGGACCGGTTCAGGAGAAGAACGGCATCACATTCGTGCCCATGGCCTGTGATCTTAAAAGCTGA
- the rfaE2 gene encoding D-glycero-beta-D-manno-heptose 1-phosphate adenylyltransferase, with product MKDHGLKIVFTNGCFDIIHAGHVQYLEQARKLGDCLVVGLNSDDSVRKLKGSTRPINNQQARAEVLAALYAVDYVCVFEEDTPYDLIKTLMPDILVKGGDWDIDSIVGSDIVTAAGGKVYSLPFREGYSSTSIIEKADGNPLS from the coding sequence ATGAAGGATCATGGACTGAAGATCGTATTCACAAACGGCTGCTTTGATATTATCCATGCGGGTCACGTGCAGTATCTTGAACAGGCCCGCAAACTGGGAGACTGTCTTGTCGTCGGGCTCAATTCCGACGATTCCGTAAGGAAGCTGAAAGGCTCAACACGCCCCATAAATAACCAGCAGGCAAGAGCCGAGGTGCTGGCCGCTTTATATGCCGTCGATTATGTGTGTGTTTTTGAAGAGGATACGCCATATGATCTAATCAAGACGCTCATGCCCGATATCCTGGTCAAAGGGGGAGACTGGGATATTGACAGCATCGTCGGTTCCGACATTGTAACAGCTGCAGGTGGAAAGGTATATTCACTGCCCTTCAGGGAAGGGTATTCCTCAACTTCAATCATTGAGAAGGCGGACGGCAATCCCCTTTCTTAG